In Acidovorax sp. GBBC 1281, a single window of DNA contains:
- a CDS encoding Lrp/AsnC family transcriptional regulator has product MDRLDRKILSVLQADARASLQEIGNAVGLSPSPCWGRIKKMEEAGVIEGYTVRLNPKALDLNDTVLVQVTLDSHSDNTLEKFGETLASIPEVIEAHLVSGDYDYLLRVVVKDTRDYERLLREKLYKIKGIRHSRSSFVLRTLKRADLPLFAQ; this is encoded by the coding sequence ATGGACCGCCTCGACAGAAAAATCCTCTCCGTCCTGCAGGCCGACGCCCGCGCCAGCCTGCAGGAGATCGGCAACGCCGTGGGCCTGAGCCCGTCGCCCTGCTGGGGCCGCATCAAGAAGATGGAGGAGGCGGGCGTGATCGAGGGCTACACCGTGCGCCTGAACCCCAAGGCGCTCGATCTGAACGACACGGTCCTGGTCCAGGTCACGCTCGACAGCCATTCGGACAACACGCTGGAGAAGTTCGGCGAAACCCTGGCCAGCATTCCCGAGGTCATCGAGGCGCACCTGGTGTCGGGCGACTACGACTACCTGCTGCGCGTCGTGGTCAAGGACACGCGCGATTACGAGCGGCTGCTGCGCGAGAAGCTCTACAAGATCAAGGGCATTCGCCACAGCCGGTCGAGCTTCGTGCTGCGCACGCTCAAGCGGGCCGACCTGCCCTTGTTCGCACAGTGA